In Elusimicrobiota bacterium, the following proteins share a genomic window:
- a CDS encoding adenosylcobalamin-dependent ribonucleoside-diphosphate reductase, translating into MKTMTMEKRKIALSENQSKVIKDKYLRDENTVEELFERVSHNISLSEIIFNPEAEKWGAFEGVRCRIMETNTDGNPTRTILFHDGLFECSEREENFLKFISNLEKIHKNITPAKEAALRWQTEFYNMMADFDFLPNSPTLMNAGRDLQQLSACYVLPVPDSMEGIAKALTAQSLIQKSGGGTGFSFCRVRPKGDVVKKTNGVASGAISFMKLFDKLTDVVKQGGTRRGANMGILPYWHPEIKDFITVKSQPGVMENFNISVALDDKFMKAVETNSSYDLINPHTKEAAGSLKAREVFNTLVESAWTSGDPGIVFIDKINETNSNPTPALGQIESTNPCGEQPLLPWESCNLGSINLANFVTGDITRGQLDYERLGNTVSKAIRFLDNVIEINNYPLPEIEKIARGNRKIGLGVMGWAETAVKLGVAYDSPEGLKKAEEVMKFINDKSLEASEELARERGVFQNWKGSIYDAESKYFKGVAAKPRNASRTTIAPTGTIAIAAGLQGSGIEPFFAVAYTRYNAKALEAIKSGKDAEAKDTFFEVNPLFKKIAEKNDYFGMEEKALWKKVDSNHKAVRGIPEIPKNIQDLFPTAHDVSVEYHVKIQAAFQKHIDNAVSKTINMPTSALVEDVRNCYLLAHKLGCKGLTVYRDGCKSQQVLNIGSTLPQAKSKKKKIPYQSFGVSSEYFQLKTGYGPLHIHINYNEHGPYQVFTNIPPLGTEISGLTALIGILLSKYLTEGGDPIKVIKHLNSVKGDRPMGLGENRINSIAHGIAIALRSHLKRTGMLASDQDINGQEKLELWEITRTQYCPKCYSSNVSYESGCSGPTCHDCGYSECS; encoded by the coding sequence ATGAAAACAATGACAATGGAAAAAAGAAAAATAGCGCTCAGCGAAAACCAGTCCAAGGTGATAAAGGACAAGTACCTGCGGGACGAAAACACCGTTGAGGAGCTTTTTGAGCGCGTTTCGCACAACATCTCTCTTTCGGAAATAATTTTCAATCCTGAAGCGGAAAAATGGGGCGCCTTTGAGGGAGTGCGCTGCCGCATAATGGAAACCAATACTGACGGAAATCCCACACGCACCATCCTTTTTCACGACGGGCTGTTTGAATGCTCGGAGCGGGAAGAGAACTTCCTTAAATTTATTTCAAACCTTGAAAAAATACACAAAAACATAACTCCGGCCAAAGAAGCGGCTCTCCGCTGGCAGACCGAATTTTACAACATGATGGCGGATTTTGATTTCCTGCCGAATTCCCCGACCCTTATGAACGCGGGCCGCGATCTGCAGCAGCTCTCGGCCTGCTATGTGCTCCCTGTGCCGGACTCCATGGAGGGCATTGCAAAGGCGCTTACCGCACAAAGCCTGATACAGAAATCAGGCGGCGGCACGGGGTTCTCGTTTTGCCGCGTCCGGCCGAAGGGCGACGTTGTAAAAAAGACGAACGGCGTAGCCTCAGGCGCTATCTCTTTTATGAAGCTCTTTGACAAGCTTACCGATGTGGTAAAGCAGGGCGGCACGCGGCGCGGCGCGAACATGGGCATACTGCCCTATTGGCACCCGGAGATAAAAGACTTCATCACCGTAAAGTCGCAGCCCGGCGTGATGGAAAATTTCAACATTTCCGTGGCGCTTGACGACAAATTCATGAAAGCGGTGGAAACCAATTCTTCTTATGATCTGATCAACCCGCACACCAAAGAGGCGGCAGGATCGTTGAAGGCGCGCGAGGTGTTCAACACGCTGGTTGAATCCGCCTGGACGAGCGGCGACCCCGGCATAGTTTTCATAGATAAGATAAACGAAACGAACTCAAATCCCACCCCGGCGCTGGGACAGATAGAAAGCACGAATCCATGCGGCGAACAGCCATTGTTGCCCTGGGAATCGTGCAACCTGGGGTCCATAAATCTGGCCAACTTCGTTACCGGAGATATAACGCGCGGACAGCTTGATTACGAACGGCTGGGAAACACTGTTTCAAAAGCTATACGTTTTCTGGACAACGTCATAGAGATAAACAATTATCCTCTGCCCGAAATCGAAAAGATAGCCAGGGGCAACCGCAAAATAGGCCTCGGCGTAATGGGCTGGGCTGAAACCGCCGTAAAACTGGGCGTTGCCTACGACAGCCCCGAAGGCCTTAAAAAAGCGGAGGAGGTAATGAAGTTTATTAATGACAAATCCCTTGAAGCTTCCGAGGAACTGGCCAGGGAACGAGGCGTTTTCCAAAACTGGAAAGGCTCCATTTACGATGCGGAGAGCAAATATTTCAAAGGCGTGGCCGCAAAACCAAGAAACGCCTCGCGCACTACTATAGCGCCCACAGGCACCATAGCTATAGCGGCCGGCCTGCAGGGCTCGGGCATAGAGCCTTTCTTTGCCGTGGCCTATACCCGCTACAACGCCAAAGCCCTTGAAGCCATAAAGAGCGGCAAGGACGCCGAAGCCAAGGATACTTTTTTCGAGGTTAACCCCTTGTTCAAGAAGATAGCGGAGAAGAACGACTATTTCGGCATGGAAGAAAAAGCTCTTTGGAAAAAGGTGGATTCAAACCATAAAGCGGTCAGGGGAATACCGGAAATCCCGAAAAACATACAGGACTTATTTCCCACCGCTCATGATGTATCCGTAGAATATCATGTAAAAATTCAGGCGGCTTTCCAAAAACACATAGACAATGCCGTCTCAAAAACCATTAACATGCCCACAAGCGCCCTGGTGGAGGATGTGCGGAACTGTTATCTGCTGGCTCATAAACTGGGCTGCAAGGGCCTGACGGTTTACCGCGACGGCTGCAAATCGCAGCAGGTTTTAAATATCGGCTCCACCCTGCCCCAGGCAAAAAGCAAAAAGAAAAAAATACCGTACCAGTCTTTCGGCGTGTCGTCCGAGTATTTTCAGCTGAAAACCGGCTACGGACCCCTGCACATACATATAAACTATAACGAGCACGGCCCCTACCAGGTGTTTACCAACATCCCCCCGCTCGGGACCGAAATAAGCGGCCTTACCGCCCTCATAGGTATTTTGCTTTCAAAATATCTTACTGAAGGCGGCGACCCGATAAAGGTAATAAAGCATCTTAACTCGGTTAAGGGCGACAGGCCGATGGGGCTGGGAGAGAACCGCATTAACTCCATCGCGCACGGCATAGCCATCGCGCTCAGGAGCCACTTAAAGCGGACCGGCATGCTGGCCTCCGACCAGGACATTAACGGACAGGAAAAGCTGGAGCTGTGGGAAATCACGCGCACCCAGTACTGCCCGAAATGCTATTCTTCAAACGTGTCGTATGAATCAGGCTGTTCCGGCCCCACCTGCCATGACTGCGGCTATTCGGAGTGTTCTTAA
- a CDS encoding type IV pilin protein: MASIAIPQYFKVVEKSRVAEPQNIFSSIASAEERAMARNGQYTNDFNLLDLTLKNTSGTDCTGTAACAMKYFSYTIPSATNVTFTITATRNSGGTAPAIPARYSGGYTISYTVPGNSLSCGGAGAANCTIDLIN; the protein is encoded by the coding sequence CTGGCTTCCATCGCCATACCCCAGTATTTTAAAGTGGTCGAAAAATCAAGGGTGGCTGAACCTCAGAATATATTTTCAAGCATTGCCTCGGCCGAGGAACGGGCTATGGCAAGGAACGGCCAATACACCAATGACTTTAACCTGCTTGACCTGACTCTTAAAAACACCTCCGGCACGGACTGCACCGGAACGGCCGCCTGCGCGATGAAATATTTCAGCTACACCATACCGTCGGCCACGAACGTCACATTTACAATTACAGCCACCAGGAACTCCGGGGGCACCGCACCAGCGATACCCGCAAGGTATTCAGGCGGCTATACGATAAGCTACACCGTGCCCGGCAACTCTTTATCCTGCGGCGGAGCGGGCGCAGCCAACTGCACCATTGACCTTATAAACTAA
- the ftsA gene encoding cell division protein FtsA, translating to MGKSEIIAGLDMGSSRVTCVIAARNPEDDKIRVLSGASVACKGLKGGVVVNISETARAVADVMEEAEEKAKEIVGEVYLGVRGAHIQSFNNRGAYNIARTDREITAEDVSNVIETAKAVPISSDREILHVIPQGFSLDRQRGVPNPVGMEGSLLEVGVHIVTASSSHINNLMKSVSQAGFRVVDTIYTLLAVGELVVSSEEKDLGCLLIDIGGQTTSAGIYYEGSVHFSKEISSGGDYITRDIAYGLGTTMAIAQEIKEKYGAVLSNLVEDDKTITITGLDSVTKKEVKPRDLLDFIQPRAEEIYERVNAAVQNSNYSDLPGGAILTGGSALLKGMSSAAEQLLDLKQSRLGAPVQPILECPPQYSTQPYLGALGLVCYPNLKTWNTDTPGAARVSLEKRAWRWLKDLF from the coding sequence ATGGGAAAATCAGAGATTATAGCCGGGCTTGATATGGGTTCAAGCCGGGTTACCTGCGTTATTGCCGCACGTAATCCTGAGGACGACAAAATACGGGTTCTCTCCGGCGCCTCGGTGGCATGCAAAGGCCTGAAAGGCGGGGTGGTTGTCAATATTTCGGAAACCGCCCGCGCTGTCGCGGATGTTATGGAGGAAGCGGAGGAAAAGGCCAAGGAAATAGTGGGCGAGGTTTACCTGGGTGTGAGGGGAGCGCACATACAATCTTTCAATAACCGCGGCGCCTATAATATAGCGCGCACCGACCGTGAAATAACGGCCGAAGACGTGTCGAACGTCATAGAAACCGCCAAAGCCGTTCCCATTTCCTCCGACAGGGAAATACTTCATGTGATCCCGCAGGGCTTCTCTCTCGACCGCCAGCGCGGAGTGCCTAATCCGGTGGGAATGGAAGGCTCTCTTCTGGAAGTGGGCGTGCACATAGTAACCGCATCGAGTTCCCACATAAACAACCTGATGAAGTCAGTGTCGCAGGCGGGCTTCCGCGTGGTCGATACCATATACACGCTGCTCGCGGTGGGGGAGCTTGTGGTTTCAAGCGAGGAAAAAGACCTGGGCTGCCTGCTTATAGACATCGGCGGTCAAACCACCTCGGCCGGCATTTATTACGAGGGAAGCGTGCATTTTTCAAAAGAGATATCCTCCGGCGGCGACTATATAACCCGCGACATTGCCTACGGCCTTGGCACCACGATGGCCATTGCCCAGGAGATAAAGGAGAAGTACGGCGCCGTGCTCTCGAATCTTGTTGAGGATGATAAAACCATAACAATCACCGGTCTGGACTCCGTGACCAAAAAAGAAGTGAAGCCGCGCGACCTGCTTGATTTTATCCAGCCGCGGGCCGAGGAAATTTACGAAAGGGTGAACGCCGCTGTTCAGAATTCGAATTATTCCGACCTTCCGGGGGGGGCCATCCTTACCGGCGGTTCCGCGCTTTTAAAAGGCATGAGTTCGGCGGCGGAACAGCTGCTTGACCTGAAGCAGTCGCGGCTGGGCGCTCCGGTGCAGCCGATCCTTGAGTGTCCGCCGCAATACTCAACCCAGCCTTACCTGGGCGCCTTGGGGCTTGTTTGCTATCCCAACCTGAAAACCTGGAACACCGACACGCCCGGCGCGGCCAGAGTGTCGCTTGAAAAAAGGGCGTGGCGCTGGCTGAAGGACCTGTTTTAG
- the ftsZ gene encoding cell division protein FtsZ: MTETRIRYSGELNEREARIKVIGVGGGGGNAVNRMVEADVRQVEFVALNTDAQDLRRSKASNRIQIGENLTKGLGVGGDPLRGREAALESVDTIKETVADSELIFITAGMGGGTGTGGAPVVAEVAKDNTKALVIGVVTKPFDFEGAVRAAQAQAGIHELRKYVDCLLVIPNQRMLEIVDRKTTTNEAYRLADDVLRQAIQGISDLITKAGDLNVDFADVRKIMTKSGEALIGIGRASGPSRHTDAAAKAINSPMLENAVIDGAKGLLVNFTSSRNVLLSEISEAMDYIMKSVNPDVFMKYGQAYDEEMGDELKITVIATGFPAKKNDLISDLSRRPRSKIRDYSSDDFSAVPEQVSSQFAEDMEKPAFLRRKAGSKRLK; this comes from the coding sequence ATGACAGAAACGAGAATACGCTACAGCGGGGAGTTGAACGAAAGGGAAGCCCGCATAAAAGTTATCGGAGTGGGCGGCGGAGGCGGCAACGCCGTCAACCGCATGGTGGAAGCCGATGTGCGCCAGGTGGAGTTTGTGGCGCTTAACACCGACGCCCAGGATTTGCGGCGCAGCAAAGCCTCAAACCGTATACAGATAGGCGAAAACCTTACCAAGGGCCTTGGGGTGGGCGGAGACCCTTTGCGGGGCCGTGAAGCCGCGCTTGAGTCCGTGGATACTATAAAGGAAACTGTCGCCGATTCGGAACTTATTTTTATAACGGCCGGCATGGGCGGCGGTACCGGCACCGGCGGCGCGCCGGTGGTGGCGGAAGTGGCCAAAGACAATACGAAGGCGCTGGTTATAGGCGTGGTTACAAAACCTTTTGACTTTGAAGGCGCCGTGAGAGCCGCCCAGGCGCAGGCCGGCATTCACGAATTGCGCAAGTATGTGGACTGTCTGCTTGTAATTCCCAACCAGAGGATGCTGGAAATAGTGGACCGCAAAACTACCACAAACGAGGCCTACCGCCTGGCTGACGATGTTCTGCGCCAGGCTATACAGGGCATTTCAGACCTTATAACCAAGGCCGGCGATCTTAATGTGGATTTTGCGGATGTGAGAAAAATAATGACCAAATCGGGCGAGGCCCTTATAGGCATAGGGCGCGCCTCAGGACCCTCGCGACACACGGACGCCGCGGCCAAGGCCATAAATTCCCCCATGCTTGAAAACGCGGTTATTGACGGTGCCAAGGGCCTGCTGGTCAACTTCACCAGCTCAAGGAATGTGCTTCTGTCGGAAATCAGCGAGGCCATGGATTACATCATGAAATCTGTTAATCCCGATGTTTTTATGAAATACGGCCAGGCATACGATGAAGAGATGGGCGATGAGTTGAAAATAACCGTTATCGCCACCGGCTTTCCGGCAAAGAAAAACGATTTAATATCGGATCTGTCCAGGCGTCCCCGCAGTAAAATCAGGGATTATAGTTCGGACGATTTTTCCGCCGTTCCAGAGCAGGTCTCCTCGCAGTTCGCGGAAGATATGGAAAAACCCGCTTTTCTCAGGCGGAAGGCCGGTTCAAAAAGGCTGAAGTAG
- a CDS encoding PilT/PilU family type 4a pilus ATPase, with protein MAITLDMLLKVMVQNKASDTHVRSDAPVCLRINGTITPINASAMTGKEVEAMIFPLMNQRLKSIFNEKHEADFSVDGGEIGRFRFNVFVQKGKVCVAIRHIPRQIPTFEELRLPVESLKKLLTSERGLILVTGITGSGKTSTLAAMIEYLNQKWESHIITVEDPIEFVFTEKKCIISQRELGADTTSFVDALRAALRQDPDVILVGEMRDLETTQAAITAAETGHLVFATLHTLNAVQTLSRIIDIFPTHQQTQVRMQLSETLKGVISQRLLPCSNGGRIPAVEVMCATPHIKKLLAENNMDGINQAIPKGAFYGMQSFNQSLVKLHKAGLAKLEDIMQAASNPDDVLLAIKGIEQEMESKGR; from the coding sequence ATGGCAATAACGCTGGATATGCTCTTAAAAGTGATGGTGCAAAACAAAGCGAGCGACACGCACGTCCGCAGCGACGCCCCCGTTTGTCTGCGTATCAACGGCACTATCACTCCGATAAATGCCTCCGCCATGACAGGCAAAGAAGTCGAAGCCATGATCTTCCCGCTCATGAACCAGCGGCTCAAATCCATTTTCAACGAAAAGCACGAGGCGGATTTTTCTGTTGACGGCGGGGAAATAGGACGCTTCCGTTTTAATGTTTTTGTGCAGAAAGGCAAGGTCTGCGTGGCGATAAGGCATATCCCGCGCCAAATTCCGACTTTTGAAGAACTGCGCCTGCCGGTTGAGTCCCTGAAGAAGCTGCTTACCAGCGAGCGCGGGCTTATTCTGGTCACCGGCATAACCGGCTCCGGCAAAACCTCAACGCTTGCCGCCATGATAGAGTATTTAAATCAGAAGTGGGAAAGCCATATTATAACCGTAGAGGACCCGATAGAATTCGTGTTCACGGAAAAAAAGTGCATTATCAGCCAGCGGGAACTGGGCGCCGATACCACTTCTTTTGTCGATGCGCTGCGCGCGGCGCTTCGCCAGGATCCGGACGTTATACTGGTGGGGGAAATGCGCGATCTGGAAACCACGCAGGCGGCAATTACCGCGGCTGAAACCGGGCATCTGGTGTTTGCCACTCTTCATACCTTAAACGCCGTGCAGACGCTTTCAAGGATAATAGACATATTCCCCACGCATCAGCAGACACAGGTGCGGATGCAGTTGTCGGAAACGCTTAAAGGCGTTATTTCGCAGCGGCTGTTGCCATGCTCAAACGGCGGCCGCATCCCGGCCGTTGAGGTGATGTGCGCCACGCCCCATATAAAAAAGCTGCTGGCTGAAAATAACATGGATGGTATAAACCAGGCCATCCCCAAGGGCGCATTTTACGGTATGCAGAGTTTTAACCAGTCGTTGGTCAAACTGCACAAAGCGGGCCTGGCAAAGCTTGAGGACATAATGCAGGCCGCCTCCAACCCCGACGATGTGCTGCTTGCCATAAAAGGCATAGAGCAGGAGATGGAAAGCAAGGGAAGGTAG
- a CDS encoding deoxynucleoside kinase encodes MFAEGYIGIAGIIGVGKSTLTMELAKALNFEPVLEEVGGNPYLQKFYDDMKQYGTIMQIWLLNHRFRQHREFVSRISLGKIRGVVQDRTIWEDTIFARMLNQHPDKIITDMDYNTYLDLFDNMVLRELVFPQLMIFLDCRVETSIARIKSRGREMERTITPEYLRSLQDNYYQFVDEMEDAGVRILRLNWETYHPISEVARLVHEYSLKPSNFTKWVRPLRKLGMENKENLPNKVPVAK; translated from the coding sequence ATGTTCGCTGAAGGCTATATCGGCATCGCGGGAATTATCGGCGTAGGCAAGTCGACGCTGACCATGGAACTGGCCAAGGCGCTTAATTTTGAGCCGGTGCTTGAAGAGGTGGGCGGCAATCCCTACCTTCAGAAATTCTACGACGACATGAAGCAGTACGGCACCATCATGCAGATCTGGCTTTTAAATCACCGCTTCCGCCAGCACAGGGAATTCGTTTCGCGCATAAGCCTTGGCAAGATCCGCGGAGTGGTGCAGGACAGGACAATATGGGAAGACACTATCTTCGCGCGCATGCTCAACCAGCACCCGGATAAGATAATAACCGACATGGATTACAACACCTACCTTGACCTTTTCGACAACATGGTTTTGCGCGAGTTGGTGTTCCCGCAGCTGATGATCTTCCTTGACTGCCGGGTGGAAACTTCGATAGCGCGCATCAAGTCGCGCGGGCGCGAGATGGAGCGTACCATAACGCCGGAATACCTGCGGAGCCTGCAGGACAATTATTACCAGTTCGTGGACGAAATGGAAGACGCCGGCGTGCGTATATTGCGGCTTAACTGGGAGACTTACCATCCCATAAGCGAGGTTGCGCGCCTGGTGCATGAATATTCGCTTAAACCCTCAAATTTCACCAAATGGGTGCGCCCGCTGCGTAAGCTTGGCATGGAAAACAAGGAAAACCTTCCAAATAAGGTGCCGGTGGCTAAGTAA
- the cmk gene encoding (d)CMP kinase gives MSKRKNGIIVAIDGPAGVGKSTVGRMVAERLKYGFLSTGKMYRALAWKALQAGLDLADEDALMDLAGKLKWGFARGTGSELLVSIDGRALTREITTESVGKATSALALLGRVRGFMRDMQRGAGAEGGLVMEGRDIGTNVFPDAELKIYLDASPEARAERRFRQLSEQGLRAEYAQILDFIIKRDAQDSQRKNNPLKKAEDGFYLDSTRITRAQAVEEIVKLCRSAIEKAAKNSDQ, from the coding sequence ATGTCAAAGCGGAAAAACGGCATTATTGTGGCCATAGACGGCCCGGCGGGAGTGGGAAAGTCCACCGTCGGCAGGATGGTGGCTGAACGCCTGAAGTATGGTTTTTTGAGTACCGGTAAGATGTATAGGGCGCTTGCCTGGAAAGCGCTTCAAGCCGGCCTTGATCTGGCTGATGAAGACGCTCTGATGGATCTTGCGGGAAAACTGAAGTGGGGTTTTGCACGCGGCACGGGGTCCGAACTGCTGGTTTCCATTGACGGCCGCGCGCTGACCCGCGAGATAACCACTGAAAGCGTGGGCAAGGCCACAAGCGCTCTTGCGCTGCTCGGCCGCGTGCGCGGTTTTATGCGCGATATGCAGCGAGGCGCCGGGGCTGAAGGCGGACTTGTCATGGAAGGCCGTGACATCGGAACCAACGTTTTTCCCGACGCGGAGCTTAAAATTTACCTTGACGCTTCTCCGGAAGCCCGTGCCGAACGGCGTTTCCGGCAGTTGAGCGAGCAGGGGCTCCGGGCCGAGTATGCGCAAATTCTTGACTTCATAATAAAGCGGGACGCTCAGGATTCACAGCGCAAGAACAATCCGCTTAAAAAAGCCGAAGACGGTTTTTATCTTGATTCCACCCGCATCACGCGCGCCCAGGCGGTGGAGGAAATCGTAAAGCTTTGCCGCAGCGCCATCGAGAAAGCCGCTAAAAACAGTGATCAGTAA
- a CDS encoding lysophospholipid acyltransferase family protein, whose protein sequence is MGINVVFFFIRLYFRIFNSIKISGLEKIPRGGPLIIVANHVSNADPPALGAHVALARKISMLAKKELFAFPPLGALFKSWGAIPVDRRRGGGDLGAFRAGLKALNGGGCLVVFPEGTRARPGRPLVPKLGAAMLAAKSGAPVLCARIFNTENFLKLGKITIKFGNVRHFEPLARATPRESYEEFSKSLMSDIFSITKEQ, encoded by the coding sequence GTGGGCATAAACGTCGTTTTTTTCTTTATAAGACTCTATTTCCGGATTTTCAATTCCATAAAAATATCCGGACTGGAGAAAATACCGCGCGGCGGCCCGCTTATAATAGTGGCCAATCATGTTTCAAACGCCGATCCTCCCGCCCTGGGTGCCCACGTGGCGCTTGCGCGAAAGATAAGCATGCTCGCTAAAAAAGAGCTTTTTGCTTTTCCTCCGCTGGGCGCGCTATTCAAAAGCTGGGGAGCTATTCCGGTAGACAGGCGGCGCGGCGGCGGCGACCTGGGCGCGTTCAGGGCGGGCCTCAAGGCGCTCAATGGCGGCGGTTGTCTTGTGGTTTTCCCGGAAGGTACGCGTGCGAGGCCGGGCAGGCCTCTTGTGCCCAAGCTTGGCGCCGCCATGCTTGCGGCCAAAAGCGGCGCCCCTGTGCTGTGCGCGAGAATTTTTAATACCGAAAATTTCTTAAAATTAGGTAAAATAACAATTAAGTTCGGAAATGTGAGGCATTTTGAACCCCTGGCGCGAGCCACCCCAAGAGAATCTTACGAAGAATTTTCAAAATCGCTCATGTCGGATATTTTTTCAATAACTAAGGAGCAGTAA
- a CDS encoding S1 RNA-binding domain-containing protein gives METNEIPQQINEDVNPAEKEVKSGADEEMSMDELLKAEAEVTSKIYSRDIVKVKVVQITPEHVLVDIGEKKEAIIPLTDFEGEKSLPQVGAEIIAVLEKKGGEGRHTLLSHKKAREKMAWNWAKTMFQAKERLKGRVTGIVKGGYAVDLAGLRVFMPLSLSEIGGAHKHYLPPNARIKFYIVDFSERDRKAVVSRRQVLEEDENIRKTEVIGSVTAGHVVRAVVAKVTGEGMFVRFQGIEGYVRLSDAAWKNPAEALKTYKRGQRIKCKVLSVDKATEKLSFGIKQLTPNPVDILKKKFGYRSVVRVKTLALAPEGAKVKVSEQVDGFVPAEEYGSEGAPKAGQELTAVVVGVNSSTYELTLSVRSHEELEDRKRMQQYLKGSPTLTLGQILLDNSEDEGEV, from the coding sequence ATGGAAACCAATGAAATTCCACAGCAGATAAATGAGGACGTCAATCCCGCGGAAAAGGAGGTTAAATCCGGAGCGGATGAAGAAATGTCCATGGATGAGCTCCTGAAGGCTGAAGCCGAAGTCACCTCAAAAATTTATTCCCGGGACATCGTAAAAGTGAAAGTGGTGCAGATAACCCCTGAGCATGTTCTGGTGGACATCGGAGAGAAAAAAGAGGCTATTATCCCGCTGACCGACTTTGAAGGCGAAAAATCGCTCCCGCAGGTGGGCGCGGAAATAATAGCGGTGCTTGAGAAAAAGGGCGGCGAAGGCCGTCACACCCTGCTTTCCCACAAGAAAGCCCGGGAGAAAATGGCTTGGAACTGGGCAAAAACGATGTTTCAGGCCAAGGAAAGGCTGAAAGGCCGCGTGACCGGGATAGTAAAGGGCGGCTATGCGGTGGACCTGGCCGGCCTGCGGGTTTTCATGCCGCTGTCGCTTTCCGAGATCGGAGGCGCCCATAAACATTATCTCCCGCCGAACGCCAGGATAAAGTTTTACATCGTGGACTTTTCCGAAAGAGACCGCAAAGCGGTGGTTTCCAGGCGCCAGGTGCTTGAAGAGGACGAAAATATCCGCAAGACCGAAGTTATAGGTTCTGTTACCGCCGGACACGTGGTGCGCGCGGTGGTGGCCAAAGTTACCGGCGAGGGGATGTTCGTGAGGTTTCAGGGCATAGAGGGATATGTGCGGCTTTCCGACGCCGCCTGGAAAAATCCGGCCGAAGCTCTTAAAACCTACAAACGCGGCCAGCGCATAAAGTGCAAGGTGCTCTCGGTCGACAAAGCGACGGAGAAGCTTTCTTTCGGTATAAAACAGCTTACGCCGAATCCAGTGGATATACTTAAAAAGAAATTCGGTTACAGGTCCGTCGTGCGCGTTAAGACACTGGCCCTTGCCCCCGAAGGCGCCAAAGTAAAAGTCTCGGAGCAGGTGGACGGTTTTGTCCCCGCGGAGGAGTACGGCTCCGAAGGCGCGCCCAAAGCGGGGCAGGAACTTACCGCGGTGGTCGTGGGCGTGAACTCATCCACCTACGAGCTTACGCTTTCCGTGCGCTCTCACGAGGAGCTTGAAGACCGAAAGAGGATGCAGCAATATCTCAAAGGCTCTCCCACGCTCACCCTGGGGCAGATACTGCTGGACAATTCGGAGGATGAAGGTGAGGTATGA
- a CDS encoding tetratricopeptide repeat protein: MRYEGWREIIRGAVNKVPLRYRAPLALSVFFLTVLIFALAVPRAWRGGLEREAFQREEQTSPALEKRLDRKIALAQERLKTDPEDLKALFNSGLLKFQKGPAFYPDAIADFEKARQLGFSDDRLFYYLGVMYQGVGLYDFAGDEYRKFLRNRPDDFEISMRLAKLDYAAGRFPEAARGYEILELKYPKTPVVLENLVLARWKNNQDYSKTLLALKGLGGEAAFRAVYTEGRIAYDLKDYAKAAASLKSTLANAEYSPLIDRAQAYWLLGDSSLKLKDNDGAFSAFSELLKINPAHEEAKSLLARLERARKAAAQKAAESERRQRKTQESRRK; encoded by the coding sequence GTGAGGTATGAGGGATGGCGTGAAATTATACGCGGCGCGGTAAATAAAGTCCCTCTCCGCTACAGGGCGCCGCTGGCGCTTTCCGTTTTTTTTTTGACGGTTCTTATCTTTGCTCTTGCCGTTCCCCGCGCCTGGCGGGGGGGGCTGGAGCGTGAGGCGTTCCAGAGAGAGGAACAAACATCTCCCGCGCTTGAGAAGCGGCTGGACAGGAAAATCGCGCTCGCCCAGGAGCGCCTGAAGACCGATCCCGAAGACCTGAAAGCCCTTTTTAATTCCGGCCTGCTTAAATTCCAAAAGGGCCCCGCGTTTTACCCCGATGCCATAGCAGATTTTGAAAAAGCCCGCCAGCTCGGGTTTTCGGACGACCGCCTGTTTTATTACCTGGGGGTGATGTATCAGGGTGTGGGTCTTTATGATTTCGCCGGCGACGAATATCGCAAGTTCCTGCGCAACCGCCCCGATGATTTTGAAATTTCAATGCGCCTGGCAAAACTTGATTACGCCGCCGGCCGTTTCCCCGAGGCCGCGCGGGGTTATGAGATTTTGGAACTTAAGTATCCCAAAACCCCCGTGGTCCTTGAAAATCTTGTCCTGGCCCGCTGGAAGAATAATCAGGATTATTCCAAAACCCTTCTGGCGCTCAAAGGCCTTGGAGGGGAAGCGGCTTTCCGGGCAGTTTATACCGAAGGGCGCATTGCCTATGACCTTAAAGATTATGCCAAGGCGGCGGCGAGTTTAAAATCAACGCTCGCAAACGCTGAATATTCGCCCCTTATAGACCGGGCTCAGGCTTATTGGCTGCTTGGCGATTCAAGCCTGAAACTCAAGGATAATGACGGCGCCTTCTCCGCTTTTAGTGAGCTTTTAAAAATTAACCCGGCCCATGAAGAGGCAAAGTCGCTCCTGGCACGTCTTGAGAGGGCCCGCAAAGCTGCCGCACAGAAGGCGGCAGAAAGCGAAAGAAGGCAGCGCAAAACACAGGAAAGCAGGAGAAAGTAG